In Neofelis nebulosa isolate mNeoNeb1 chromosome 7, mNeoNeb1.pri, whole genome shotgun sequence, the following proteins share a genomic window:
- the C7H15orf48 gene encoding normal mucosa of esophagus-specific gene 1 protein translates to MNLFQLLRKKKELIPLVLIMTTAAGGASAFAVYSLQKTDVIIDRKKNPEPWETVDPNVPSKLITINQQWKPIEELQKVRRATK, encoded by the exons ATGAACCTCTTCCAACTcctgaggaaaaagaaggaa CTTATTCCTTTGGTGCTGATCATGACCACAGCAGCGGGTGGAGCTTCGGCTTTTGCAGTATATTCCCTTCAAAAGACTGATGTGAT caTTGAtcggaaaaaaaatccagaaccTTGGGAAACTGTGGATCCTAATGTACCTAGCAAG cttaTAACAATCAACCAACAATGGAAGCCCATTGAAGAGTTGCAGAAGGTCCGAAGGGCCACCAAATGA